From the genome of Electrophorus electricus isolate fEleEle1 chromosome 14, fEleEle1.pri, whole genome shotgun sequence:
AAGACTAGggagacacaaacacatttgatcAGTGTTCACCCAAATTAGCACCATGAACAGACCACTGAAAACTGAATCCATGCTGTATTGGTCATAGATATAAACAGGAAATGCACTTACAATTCTTTCTTGATGGAACCAGTGCCCTCTGGGTCAAGGACTTTAAAAGCACTCACGATGACGTCCTCGGGATCAGCACCTTAAACAGTTAAAAGAGATTATGAATCTGTAACatcataaataacaaatgtacTACTATAATTAGGTTAATTAGAATATATTACACATGTATTACATAATGTTAGAAAATGTTAGAAAATCTGAGActgttatgtaatgtaatggaaATATATGCACAAAACAGTCCAGttatgtagtatatagtatgtagtatagtACGCAGTAAGAATTATGTATGTGATCTACAGCGTATTATGCAGTAGGCATTATGTAGTATGTGGTACGTAGcatgcagtatgtagtatgtagtatacattACCCTTCAGCTTCTCCCCGAACATAGTGAGGAAGACGGTGAAGTTGATGGGACCGCTAGCCTCCTTGATCATGGCCTCCAGCTCCTCATTCTTCACATTGAGCTGACCCATGGAGGCCAGCACATCCCTCAAATCATCCTTGCTGATAATCCCGTCTCTGTTCTGGTCGATGATTGTGAAGGCCTGCGTGTTTCCAAGAGGAGGCAGAGACTCATTCCGTTTGCTGACGCAAACCAAATTATGCTCACTGATTCGGTTCATCTCTGTAGTGGTCCGCAGGGTTTGTAACATTTGTACTTGTTTGTTACAGGTTGATGCAGGATAAGATTAGAAACGCATTCCTGTATTAGCATAAAGGACTCCCATTAAGAGGTGGTCAGACCAGTTTGTTTGCTTACAGGATGAAGCTAACCATTTGATAATCATCTTAAAGTATGTGTGACGGCACTCTTTTGTTCACTGCAACACCTTGGAAGTCACACGTCTCAGTCAGCCTGCTGGTTCCTGTAAAGGATATGtagtatgtacatatgtacgtTTTACACAACCACAAAGACACACCAAATGCCTCCATGGGAATAATTATGATGCTAGTCTGCTGACATAAGTATGAAGTGATCTTCCTCTGGTGGTGCACGCTCATGACGTTCCTCTGTCTTACAGCCCGTGAAACTAGAGAGGGCAGCTGGGATCGGCAGGGAACCTGGCAGCTGCTGAGCACTTGTCCTTCTGAGGTGTAAAAATGGTCTCGGAATTCACGACAAGACTTTGGGGACATTTAAGGAGAAGGGATTGATTTCACTCGCCCTTCTGTTGCCCCTCCCCTACCCCAACCTTCTGTTCTCCTTTTGGATGCATCTGCCctacctcacactctcactttctACTTGCCCTCCAAGGTTCAAAATTTAATTACCAAACAGTTCAAGTCAAGTCACAAAaagttttgaaaatgtttcacatctgcTCATGGCAAGTAGCTGATCTCAAAGAGGGGCTCTGATGCTTAGATAGTTCATCATGGAAAAAAATTTCTCAAAATTCTTACGAATGTGGTGATCTTCAACTTTGGACAATCCCATTAACCATGATAACTCTTGATCCTTGCTTTTCTGAAAGAATATCATCCACAAAAAAGCACTTGGAGTCACAGGCTGCTAACGAGTACGAAGCGTCAGTGTCTCCCAGCTATATTCCAACACATTCCAGTGGGGTCGTCAGACCACACTGGAAAAGGGGCGCACAGCCAGCATCAGCAGATGCAAGGTTAAGAGCTTATCCTGATGACATtgtcaaaacagacaaaaacgtCTCACCTCTGATAACTGTAGATCTGACTGGTTTTTATGATTTAAGTTAACGGGCTGACAGC
Proteins encoded in this window:
- the mylpfb gene encoding myosin light chain, phosphorylatable, fast skeletal muscle b; translation: MAPKKAKRRQQAEGGSSNVFSMFEQSQIQEYKEAFTIIDQNRDGIISKDDLRDVLASMGQLNVKNEELEAMIKEASGPINFTVFLTMFGEKLKGADPEDVIVSAFKVLDPEGTGSIKKEFLEELLTTQCDRFSAEEMKNLWAAFPPDVAGNVDYKNICYVITHGEEKEE